Genomic segment of Veillonellales bacterium:
TTAGAGATAGAATGAATGAAAGAGGAGGCACTAAATTCGCCCCCGTTTTTGAATATGCTAATAGAAATAAGATTAATTTATTAGTGTATTTTACTGATGGCAAAGGTGAAGCTGAGCTTCTATCAATACCAAAGGGATATAAAATTTTATGGGTTATTTCCGGGGAAAAGGCGAAGCTTTCATTAAAGGAAGCTTATGGGGCAGTAAAAAAACTTAAAAATATTGAAATAAGAGATAATACATTAGAACTGAGTGATGTTATAAGAGATGGATATTCAATGAATAATCAGGAAAAAATTCGCTTTTAACGGAGGGTATTGTCCGGGTGCCGGTTTGACGCCTTCCCAATACAAGAATAAATCGGTTTTTTTTCTTTGGACAAGCGTGGTATAATATAGCTTATATGGAATTTACTGAAACTTATGATGTTGGATGGTGAAAACATGAAAATTACCCGTAAAGATGTAGAGAATGTTGCGCTATTGTCGCGGCTGGAGATTCCGGAAAATGAAATTGAAACCGTGACCCAGCAGTTGGACGCAATTTTAGAGTATGCGGATGTGCTGAATACGGTCAATACGGAAGGCATTCAACCGACTGCCCATGTGATTCCTCTGAAGAATGTGATGCGCGAGGATGAAGTCAAACCGTCATTGCCCCGGGAACTTGCTTTTGCCAATGCCCCGGAACAGGAAAACGGCTATTTTAAAGTGCCAAAGATCGTGGAAGGATAGGGAGGAACCGGCATGGAGCTATTTAAACAGACTGCCAGTCAGCTGCATCAACAGCTGATAAAAAAAGAAATATCTGCTGTGGAATTGACGCAAGCGGTTTTAAAACGAATTGATGCGGTGGAAACAGATGTTAAGGCCTATATCAGTCAGAACCGGGACATGGCACTGGCGCAGGCGAAAGCGGTTGACGAAAAAATTTGCCGCGGCGATGTCATTGCGCCTTTGGCGGGGATACCCGGAGTTTTGAAAGATAACATGTGTACGAAGGGAATTAAGACGACCTGCGCTTCGCAAATATTAGCTGAGTTTATTCCGCCCTATGATGCCACAGTAGTAGAAAAGCTGGCTGGGGAGGATGCGGTAATACTGGGCAAGGCCAATATGGATGAATTTGCTATGGGGGGCTCGACGGAAAACTCCGGCTTTTTCCCCACTAAAAATCCCTGGGACTTAACGGCTGTTCCCGGCGGTTCCAGCGGTGGCTCGGCCGCTGCGGTGACGGCCGGCGAGGCCATCTGGGCCCTGGGATCGGATACCGGCGGTTCCATTCGCCAGCCGGCCGCATATTGCGGGCGGGTAGGGTTAAAGCCGACTTATGGACGGGTTTCCCGTTATGGTTTGGTTGCGTTTGCTTCTTCCCTTGACCAAATTGGGCCCATCACCCGGGATGTTACTGATTGCGCCCTGGTGATGAATGCTATTTCCGGGCATGATCCGAAAGACTCCACTTCTGTGCCGATGGCGGTTCCCGATTATACTAAATCACTGGTCAATGATGTCAAAGGGCTGAAAATCGGTTTGCCGAAGGAATACTTTGTAGCCGGTATGGATTCGGCAGTGAAAGAGGCGATCCATAAAGCCATTGATCAGCTGGTTGCCTTAGGAGCGGAATATCAGGAGGTGTCTATGCCGCATACGGAGTATGCCTTATCCGCCTATTATCTCATTGCTCCGGCCGAGGCCAGTTCCAATCTTGCCCGCTATGACGGGGTCGGATTCGGCCGCCGGACGCAGGGCACCGATATTGTTGATATGTATAAAAAGACCCGCAGCGAATTTTTTGGTCCGGAAGTAAAACGCCGTATTATGCTGGGAACATATGCATTGAGCTCCGGCTATTATGACGCCTACTATCTGAAAGCACTGAAGGTGCGTACCCTGGTAAAACAGGATTTTGACAAGGCGTTTGAAAAAGTGGATGTTTTGATTACGCCGACAGCCCCGACGACCGCCTTTAAACTGGGACAGAATGTCAGCAATCCGCTGGCTATGTATTTGCAGGATGTGTGTACCATCCCGATTAATCTGGCGGGAGTACCGGGTATATCCATTCCCTGCGGTTTTTCCGGCAATATGCCGATTGGTTTGCAAATCATTGGTAAGCCGCTGGGTGAGGAAACAATTATCCGTGCTGCCTACACCTTTGAACAAAACAATGATTACCATAAGCGTTTTGCACCGCTGGGGGAGGTTAAATAACGATGAATTATGAAACAGTAATAGGGCTGGAAGTTCATTCCGAGTTAAAAACAAAATCGAAGATTTTCTGCGGCTGCAGCACTCAGTTCGGTTCGGAGCAGAATACCAATGTTTGTCCGGTGTGTTTAGGACTACCCGGCGTTCTGCCGGTCGTAAATAAAAAAGTGGTGGAGTTTGCCGTTAAAACCGGTCTGGCGCTCAACTGCGAAATCCTTCCTTTTAGTAAATTCGACCGGAAGAATTATTATTACCCTGATTTGCCCAAAAATTTCCAGACTTCCCAGTATGATCTGCCGATAGCCGTTAACGGTCATTTGGATATCGAAGTGAATGGACAGAAAAAACGGATCGGCATTACCAGAGTGCATATGGAAGAGGATGCCGGGAAACTGGTTCATGACGGCTCCATTACTACCTCGGATTATTCTCTGGTGGATT
This window contains:
- the gatA gene encoding Asp-tRNA(Asn)/Glu-tRNA(Gln) amidotransferase subunit GatA, with protein sequence MELFKQTASQLHQQLIKKEISAVELTQAVLKRIDAVETDVKAYISQNRDMALAQAKAVDEKICRGDVIAPLAGIPGVLKDNMCTKGIKTTCASQILAEFIPPYDATVVEKLAGEDAVILGKANMDEFAMGGSTENSGFFPTKNPWDLTAVPGGSSGGSAAAVTAGEAIWALGSDTGGSIRQPAAYCGRVGLKPTYGRVSRYGLVAFASSLDQIGPITRDVTDCALVMNAISGHDPKDSTSVPMAVPDYTKSLVNDVKGLKIGLPKEYFVAGMDSAVKEAIHKAIDQLVALGAEYQEVSMPHTEYALSAYYLIAPAEASSNLARYDGVGFGRRTQGTDIVDMYKKTRSEFFGPEVKRRIMLGTYALSSGYYDAYYLKALKVRTLVKQDFDKAFEKVDVLITPTAPTTAFKLGQNVSNPLAMYLQDVCTIPINLAGVPGISIPCGFSGNMPIGLQIIGKPLGEETIIRAAYTFEQNNDYHKRFAPLGEVK
- the gatC gene encoding Asp-tRNA(Asn)/Glu-tRNA(Gln) amidotransferase subunit GatC, which gives rise to MKITRKDVENVALLSRLEIPENEIETVTQQLDAILEYADVLNTVNTEGIQPTAHVIPLKNVMREDEVKPSLPRELAFANAPEQENGYFKVPKIVEG